In Shewanella sp. MR-4, the genomic stretch CCAATGACGAGCTGGTCTGTATCTTGTCCGATAATAATGCCTATCCTAAATGGTGTAGCGAATCACTGGAACAGCATAAAATCACGCTGAATATCAGCACATTAAACGATATTCAATTTATCTTAGTGAGTAAGGACACCAATCTAACACTGGCTGGAGCCAAATTAAAAATTACGTCAACCTCGCAGCCTCAGGTGCGCAGACGTTACCGTAACCCTTGGAGTTTATTTTAATGACGAATCCACAATCACCCCACAGAGTGTTATTGGTTGAAGACGATGTCCGTCTTGCGAATTTAATCGTAGATTATTTGAAATCCCACGGCATGCATGTTGAAGTCGAGCGCCGTGGTGACACTGTCCTAACCCGCTTAATCAACTACAAGCCAGATATCATACTGCTAGACATTATGTTGCCAGGTATCGATGGCCTGAGCCTATGTGAAAAGCTACCCGATTACTTTGCTGGCCCCATCCTACTGATGAGCGCTCTAGGTTCGAGCGAAGATCAGATCAAAGGTTTAGAGCTCGGTGCCGACGACTATGTCGTTAAACCCGTTGACCCAGCGCTGCTCGTCGCCCGTATAAACAACCTATTACGTCGCCAAAATCAACCGCCTCAGGCCGAATCCCATTGTCTGACCTTTGGTAAGCTGAGTATCGATCCCCATACCCATGCAATCCGCCTCGACAATAAAGAAGTCGACCTCACCAGCCATGAGTTTGAACTCCTCTGGTTACTGGCCTCACAGGCAGGACAAGTGCTGAGCCGTCAGTACATCTATCAATTACTGCTTAACATTGATTTTGATGGTAAAGATAGAAAGATAGACGTGCGCATTTCAAGGCTACGTAAAAAGCTGAATGACAATATCGAGACCCCCTTCAGAATTAAAACCGTCTGGGGGCAGGGTTATCTCTTCGCCCCAGAGGCTTGGAACAACTAAGAACTTCCGTGAAACGTCTCTTTATCAGCTTATATTTACTGCTGAGCCTCAGTTTTCTAGGCATAGGCTGGACACTGGACAGCCTGTGGCAGAAAAATGTGGACGAAAATAATGCCTTAGATGCTCCTCTGGTTGCGTTAGCCCAGTTGCTAACACAGCTACCAGAGGAGA encodes the following:
- a CDS encoding winged helix-turn-helix domain-containing protein, with product MTNPQSPHRVLLVEDDVRLANLIVDYLKSHGMHVEVERRGDTVLTRLINYKPDIILLDIMLPGIDGLSLCEKLPDYFAGPILLMSALGSSEDQIKGLELGADDYVVKPVDPALLVARINNLLRRQNQPPQAESHCLTFGKLSIDPHTHAIRLDNKEVDLTSHEFELLWLLASQAGQVLSRQYIYQLLLNIDFDGKDRKIDVRISRLRKKLNDNIETPFRIKTVWGQGYLFAPEAWNN
- a CDS encoding DUF3019 domain-containing protein — encoded protein: MLCLLGLSVSLMGPANVLAAPDEESKLKLTPEICITGDESQACEIRVELQWQLANDELVCILSDNNAYPKWCSESLEQHKITLNISTLNDIQFILVSKDTNLTLAGAKLKITSTSQPQVRRRYRNPWSLF